A window from Vigna angularis cultivar LongXiaoDou No.4 chromosome 7, ASM1680809v1, whole genome shotgun sequence encodes these proteins:
- the LOC128197918 gene encoding chaperone protein dnaJ 20, chloroplastic-like yields MSATTDDIKKAYRSMALQYHPNVCHDGSKKEELTRMFVQLNAAYTTLSNPQLRADYDYELGLRSKKSVGNENWRCRWQERVVELKRRSYTRMAQRDGSWGSRVRARNMN; encoded by the coding sequence ATGAGTGCAACCACAGATGACATAAAGAAAGCGTACAGATCAATGGCTCTTCAGTACCACCCCAACGTGTGCCATGACGGTTCCAAGAAAGAAGAGTTGACGAGGATGTTTGTGCAGCTCAACGCCGCCTACACCACCTTGTCCAACCCACAGCTTCGAGCGGATTATGATTATGAGTTGGGTTTGAGAAGCAAGAAAAGTGTGGGTAATGAGAATTGGAGATGTAGGTGGCAGGAGCGGGTGGTTGAGTTGAAGAGAAGGTCTTACACGCGTATGGCACAAAGGGACGGATCCTGGGGCTCTAGAGTCAGAGCACGAAACATGAATTGA